One Candidatus Paceibacterota bacterium genomic window carries:
- a CDS encoding glycosyltransferase: MKDSVLVTLADSNFLEHAKQLFGSAHRRGSWQGDYCLIAYEVPENAPELQWFNEKNIFIHHVSNFLSIRGSIYSHPSVLGKFYLLTPFFRQWQHIVFLDADTMVRSSLQELSKLKGFWATEDMNAAPLSHQFTHPFFEPKKWDGQKQICFQNLTSKFDLRQRSFNTGVFTFSSDIIKDNSFDICSALISDFAILSKYGEQPIFNLYFYRNWGLLPETYNHFVPVSLSPEKTKEIMEKVEREGFSAIDTMAKEQNDIPTYSPKDFSQAVLHFAGFAVKPWKKESPFYDEWMENLKEAENIHI, from the coding sequence ATGAAAGACTCTGTTTTAGTAACGCTTGCTGATAGTAATTTTCTCGAACATGCGAAACAGCTTTTTGGGAGCGCTCACCGCAGAGGAAGCTGGCAGGGAGATTACTGTCTTATCGCCTACGAAGTTCCAGAAAATGCTCCAGAACTTCAGTGGTTTAATGAAAAAAATATCTTTATTCACCACGTTTCCAATTTTCTTTCTATCCGAGGTAGTATCTATAGTCATCCGTCTGTGTTGGGGAAATTTTATCTTCTCACCCCTTTCTTCCGGCAATGGCAACACATCGTCTTTTTAGATGCCGACACTATGGTGCGCTCTTCGCTCCAGGAGCTGTCCAAATTAAAAGGTTTTTGGGCAACCGAAGATATGAATGCCGCTCCGCTCTCCCATCAATTTACCCATCCGTTTTTTGAGCCGAAGAAGTGGGATGGGCAAAAACAGATTTGTTTCCAAAATCTCACTAGTAAGTTTGATCTGAGACAGAGGTCATTCAATACTGGGGTCTTCACCTTTTCGAGCGACATAATCAAAGATAACTCTTTTGATATCTGTTCGGCTTTGATCTCTGATTTTGCCATTCTTAGCAAATACGGCGAACAGCCAATTTTCAATCTTTATTTTTATAGAAACTGGGGACTGCTTCCCGAAACATATAATCATTTTGTGCCCGTATCATTATCTCCTGAAAAGACGAAAGAAATTATGGAGAAAGTGGAAAGAGAAGGGTTCTCTGCAATAGATACAATGGCAAAGGAACAAAATGACATTCCAACCTATTCTCCCAAAGATTTTTCGCAAGCAGTCCTCCATTTCGCGGGATTTGCTGTAAAGCCGTGGAAAAAGGAAAGCCCGTTTTACGACGAATGGATGGAGAATCTAAAGGAGGCGGAAAACATACATATATAG
- a CDS encoding glycosyltransferase, which translates to MKDSVLVTLADSSFLDQAKQLFGSAHHKGEWKGDFALIACDVPHEKLLWFREKGIFIHACPWPVLKKQDGGVFRLPAQFGKFHLFTNFFRQWKQIVFLDADIIVRASLEELSAGEGISASYDMENAPLERQFFSPTFDAFKWDAVTENMLKDLKKNFDLSTPSFNSGVLSFPSSLVLPDTFARISELFECYYLIERYCDQPILNLFFYKNWDPLPEKFNRFISATRSDSENIEHAKDASIVHFAGLAKKPWDKTSPFYDEWKENLAEAESLEI; encoded by the coding sequence ATGAAAGATTCGGTTCTCGTAACTCTCGCTGACTCCAGTTTCCTCGACCAGGCGAAACAGCTTTTTGGAAGTGCGCATCATAAAGGCGAGTGGAAAGGTGATTTCGCACTCATCGCTTGCGATGTGCCCCACGAAAAACTTTTGTGGTTTCGAGAAAAAGGCATTTTCATCCACGCCTGTCCCTGGCCAGTTTTGAAAAAACAAGATGGTGGAGTATTCCGTCTACCCGCGCAGTTTGGAAAATTTCACCTATTCACCAACTTTTTTAGACAGTGGAAGCAAATTGTTTTTCTTGATGCGGATATTATTGTTCGAGCTTCTCTAGAAGAGCTTTCGGCAGGGGAAGGTATTTCTGCATCATATGACATGGAAAATGCTCCGCTTGAACGGCAGTTTTTTAGTCCGACATTCGATGCTTTCAAATGGGATGCGGTAACAGAAAATATGCTCAAAGATTTGAAGAAAAACTTTGATCTTTCTACTCCTTCTTTTAATTCAGGCGTGCTGTCGTTTCCATCATCCCTCGTACTTCCTGATACATTTGCCCGCATTTCCGAACTTTTCGAGTGCTATTACTTGATAGAGCGGTATTGCGACCAACCGATTTTAAATTTATTTTTCTACAAAAATTGGGATCCTTTACCAGAAAAATTCAATAGATTTATTTCTGCAACTCGAAGTGATTCCGAGAATATCGAACATGCCAAAGATGCAAGTATCGTCCATTTTGCTGGGTTAGCGAAGAAGCCGTGGGATAAGACTAGTCCGTTTTATGACGAATGGAAAGAAAATCTTGCGGAAGCCGAATCTCTTGAGATATGA